CAGCGCCACGCCGGTCTCGCCCTCGGGCGTGGTGTCGTCCTTGGGTGGGTAGCGCACCCACACGCCCTCGAAGCGGATGTCGCCCTGCACGCGCGCGGCCTGGTGCGCACCGCCGCCTTGTTCGGCGGTCTGCTCGATCAGCTCGAGCCCGCGCTCGAGCGCGGCCAGCCCGCGCGTGATGGGCGAGGCGATCTCGGCCAGGTGCCGGATCGGCGCGATCAGCATCAGCATGGCCGTGACGAAGGCGACGAAGTTGCCCACCGTGACGCCCGAGGTGCTGCTCTGCCACAGCGCCACCGCCACCACGGCCGACAGCGCGGCCGACGCGAGCAGCTGGGTGAAGGGCGTCATGGCCGCCATCGCGATGGTGCTCTTGAGCGCGAGGCGGCGCAGCGACAGGCTCAGGCCGTCGAAGCGATCGGCCTGGCGCTGCTGCGCGCCGTGCAGGCGCACCACACGGTGGGCCAGCGCGTTTTCCTCGACCACGTAGGCCAGTTCGTCGGTGGCCTGCTGGCTCGCGCGCGTGAGCCGGTACAGGCGCTTGGAGAGCACGCGCATGATCCAGGCCAGGCCCGGGAACACCGCGATCACGATCAGCGTGAGCTTCCAGTTGAGGTAGAGCAGGTAGCCCATGAGCGCCACCAGCGTGAGGCTGTCGCGCGCCAGCGTGATCAGCGAGGACACCAGCATCTGCGAGCCGGTCTGCACCTCGTAGACCAGCGTGTTGGACAGCTTGCTCGCGCTCTGGCGCGAGAACAGCGAGAGCTGGGCCGCGGTGAGCTTGGCGAACATGGCCCGGCGCAGGTTGAGCATGCCGGTGTTGGCCGTGTACGAGAGCGCGTACTGGGCCACGAACGAGGCCATGCCGCGCAGGCCGAACAGGCCCATGAAGGCCAGTGGCACCATCCACAACGGCACGCGGCCCTTGTTGAAGCCGTCGTCGAGCAGCGCCTTGAGCAGCGCCGGGATCATGGGCTCGGTGAGCGCGCCCACCACGGTGGCCAGCGCTGCGAACACGATGCCGGTGCGCGCGTCGCGGAAATAGGGCCACAGGCGCTTCACGCGCTGCAGCACGCTGCCGGTGGGCAGGGCGGAGGTCGGGGCTTCGGGGCTCAAGGGCAGGGCGGCGGGGGCGATGGGGTCGACAGGTCGGGAACCAATGCCGCGCGACGCGGTCCAGTGGCCCGTGGCGCCTCACATCTTGTCACGGGGCAGGGTCAAGGGTCCGGTATTATCGGCCGGTCCTTCACCGGGGCACCGGGCGCCACGCCCCGCACTGCCTCAGCATCCCAACACCATGATCGAACCGAACCGACTCCATCCCACCACCGGGATGCCGCGCCGGCGTGCCCTTGGCCTGGTGTCCAGCCTGCCATTGCTGGGTGTGCCCGCCACCGGCGCCTGGGCCCAGTTCCGCGTCGAAGTGGCCGGCGTGGGCCTCACGCGCTTTCCGTTCTCGGCCGTCAATTTCCGCGGCAACGACGCCGCGAGCGAGAACATCGCGGCCATCGTGCGCGCCGACCTCGAACGCTCGGGCCAGTTCGTGTTCGTGCCGCCCCTCAACGGCAGCCTCGACGAAACCTCGCGCCCCGACCTTGCACCGTGGCGCGAGCGCGGCGCCGACTCGGTGCTCACGG
This is a stretch of genomic DNA from Hydrogenophaga crocea. It encodes these proteins:
- the msbA gene encoding lipid A export permease/ATP-binding protein MsbA, which encodes MSPEAPTSALPTGSVLQRVKRLWPYFRDARTGIVFAALATVVGALTEPMIPALLKALLDDGFNKGRVPLWMVPLAFMGLFGLRGMASFVAQYALSYTANTGMLNLRRAMFAKLTAAQLSLFSRQSASKLSNTLVYEVQTGSQMLVSSLITLARDSLTLVALMGYLLYLNWKLTLIVIAVFPGLAWIMRVLSKRLYRLTRASQQATDELAYVVEENALAHRVVRLHGAQQRQADRFDGLSLSLRRLALKSTIAMAAMTPFTQLLASAALSAVVAVALWQSSTSGVTVGNFVAFVTAMLMLIAPIRHLAEIASPITRGLAALERGLELIEQTAEQGGGAHQAARVQGDIRFEGVWVRYPPKDDTTPEGETGVALRGIDLHVRPGEVVAFVGPSGSGKTTLVNLLPRFVEVERGRVTLDGVPLPDWQLASLRRQFAMVSQDVVMLNDTLAANVALGEADAQIDEARARAALESANLGDLLAKLPQGMHTNVGHNATELSGGQRQRLAIARAIYKDAPVLILDEATSALDNESERLVQDALARLMKGRTTLVIAHRLSTIEHADRVIVLADGRIVEQGSHAQLLAADGLYARLHSQGLGGTN